One stretch of Planctomycetia bacterium DNA includes these proteins:
- a CDS encoding DUF1553 domain-containing protein: MASLVLVVVFAALSSGVVAAEAVDYVRDVKPLLAKHCLACHSAVRQKSGFRIDTAAGVIGGGDSGPAVVPGRSADSPLMHAVLGTHDHSRMPPEAEGKALDESEVSILRSWIDAGAKAPAETPIADPRAHWAFQPVRRPAAAVDAKGWARNPIDTFVAAEQRRRGLAPAPEAAKQVLLRRLYLDLTGLAPTRQELQDFLHDDAPDAYEKVVDRLLARPQYGERWGRHWMDIWRYSDWAGWNKQIRDSQPHIWHWRDWIIEQLNADRPYDQMVTAMLAADELAPTDRNELRATGYLVRNFKLLSREQWLQDTVEHTFKSLLGLTLNCARCHDHMSDPIEQTEYYAFRAIFEPHQVRLDRLPGTADVAVDGLPRVFDKDLATATFLFVRGDERTPRKDKPIPPGVPALFGGKYEVSTVSLPREAYDPLRQAFVLQDDLAGALRMAEEAEKKVAALPTPTKAGDRKLAELEAASARQRYETLKLVIEVEQLEAAGKSNTEAWKKSATASTLAQRRQAVAEARVEVAKAENEVLAADEALSKAKPVVAGKPDKPASDVKRVEQAAKKKADTQKILKDAEAALALPESSAYAKRKLEVYPPQSSGRRSALARWVVDPKNPLTARVAVNHLWGRHFDRAIVATTANFGTLGAKPTHPELLDWLAAEFVDPQTTPSARPWSIKHLQRLIVTSSTYRQSSHAAATAVGGDPDNHYLTKFPARRLEAEVVRDCVLSCAGELDPTFGGPDIDHAQGLTTKRRSLYFRHAAEKQMTFLKLFDAAAVTECYERRESVMPQQALALANSELTLTQSRLLAGRLHAAHAADDGAFVVAAYETVVTRAPNEAEQAACREFLTQQQAWFAARQSPPPKPSPSPQLRAREMLVHALFNHHEFVTLP; this comes from the coding sequence ATGGCGTCGCTTGTGCTGGTCGTGGTTTTCGCGGCTTTGAGCTCCGGCGTCGTTGCGGCCGAAGCGGTCGATTACGTTCGCGACGTCAAGCCGTTGCTCGCGAAACATTGCTTGGCGTGCCATAGCGCCGTGCGGCAAAAGTCGGGCTTCCGCATCGACACGGCAGCCGGCGTGATCGGCGGAGGCGACAGCGGTCCCGCGGTCGTTCCCGGACGAAGTGCCGACAGCCCGTTGATGCACGCCGTCCTCGGGACACACGACCATTCGCGCATGCCTCCCGAGGCGGAAGGCAAGGCGCTGGACGAAAGCGAAGTCTCGATCTTGCGAAGCTGGATCGATGCGGGCGCGAAGGCTCCCGCCGAGACGCCGATCGCCGACCCGCGGGCCCATTGGGCGTTCCAACCGGTGCGGCGGCCGGCCGCTGCCGTCGACGCGAAAGGTTGGGCTCGCAACCCGATCGATACGTTCGTCGCGGCCGAGCAACGCCGACGCGGCCTTGCGCCGGCCCCGGAAGCAGCGAAGCAGGTCTTGCTCCGTCGTCTCTATCTCGACCTGACGGGCCTCGCGCCGACGCGCCAAGAGCTGCAAGACTTCCTCCACGACGACGCTCCCGATGCTTATGAAAAAGTGGTCGATCGTCTCTTGGCTCGTCCGCAATACGGCGAGCGCTGGGGTCGGCATTGGATGGATATCTGGCGCTACAGCGATTGGGCCGGTTGGAACAAACAAATCCGCGACAGCCAACCGCACATCTGGCATTGGCGCGATTGGATCATCGAGCAGCTCAACGCCGATCGCCCGTACGATCAGATGGTGACGGCGATGCTCGCCGCCGACGAACTTGCGCCGACCGATCGCAACGAGCTGCGGGCTACGGGATACTTGGTGCGCAACTTCAAGCTGCTGAGCCGCGAGCAATGGCTGCAAGACACGGTCGAGCATACGTTCAAGTCGCTCTTAGGGCTGACGTTGAATTGCGCGCGGTGCCACGATCATATGTCGGACCCGATCGAGCAGACGGAATACTACGCGTTCCGCGCGATCTTCGAGCCGCATCAAGTTCGGCTCGATCGCCTACCAGGCACGGCGGACGTCGCCGTCGATGGTTTGCCGCGCGTGTTCGATAAGGATCTCGCAACCGCGACGTTTCTGTTCGTGCGCGGCGACGAACGGACGCCGCGCAAAGACAAGCCGATCCCGCCGGGCGTGCCCGCGCTGTTCGGCGGTAAGTACGAAGTGAGCACGGTCTCGCTTCCTCGCGAGGCGTACGATCCGCTACGGCAAGCGTTCGTCTTGCAAGACGACTTGGCCGGAGCCCTGCGCATGGCCGAAGAGGCCGAGAAGAAAGTCGCCGCGCTGCCGACCCCGACGAAAGCCGGCGATCGCAAGCTGGCCGAACTCGAAGCGGCTTCGGCCCGGCAGCGTTATGAAACGCTCAAGCTCGTCATCGAGGTCGAGCAACTCGAAGCCGCCGGGAAATCGAACACCGAAGCTTGGAAGAAGTCGGCGACGGCCTCGACTCTAGCGCAGCGGCGTCAGGCCGTGGCCGAGGCGCGCGTGGAAGTAGCGAAAGCCGAGAACGAAGTGCTCGCTGCGGACGAAGCGCTGAGCAAAGCCAAGCCGGTCGTGGCGGGGAAGCCGGATAAGCCGGCGTCGGACGTGAAACGAGTCGAGCAAGCGGCGAAGAAGAAAGCCGATACGCAAAAAATATTGAAAGATGCCGAGGCGGCGCTCGCGCTGCCCGAGAGCTCGGCGTATGCGAAACGCAAGCTCGAAGTCTATCCACCGCAAAGCAGCGGTCGCCGCTCGGCGCTGGCCCGGTGGGTCGTCGATCCGAAGAACCCGCTGACGGCGCGCGTGGCGGTGAATCATCTTTGGGGCCGACACTTCGATCGAGCGATCGTCGCCACGACCGCCAACTTCGGCACGCTCGGCGCGAAGCCGACGCACCCGGAGCTGCTCGATTGGCTGGCGGCCGAGTTCGTCGACCCGCAAACGACCCCGTCGGCCCGGCCGTGGTCGATCAAGCATCTCCAGCGCCTGATCGTCACGTCGAGCACCTACCGTCAATCGTCGCACGCCGCGGCAACCGCTGTCGGCGGCGATCCCGATAATCATTATCTCACGAAGTTTCCCGCCCGGCGCTTGGAAGCGGAAGTCGTAAGAGACTGCGTGCTCAGTTGCGCGGGAGAGCTCGACCCGACGTTCGGCGGGCCCGACATCGACCACGCTCAAGGCCTGACGACGAAACGCCGCAGCCTCTACTTTCGCCATGCCGCCGAAAAGCAGATGACGTTCCTCAAGCTGTTCGATGCCGCCGCCGTGACGGAGTGTTATGAACGGCGCGAAAGCGTAATGCCGCAGCAGGCCTTGGCGCTGGCGAACAGCGAGCTCACGCTGACCCAATCGCGGTTGCTTGCCGGCCGGCTGCACGCAGCCCATGCGGCCGACGACGGCGCGTTCGTCGTCGCCGCGTATGAAACGGTCGTGACCCGAGCGCCGAACGAAGCGGAGCAGGCCGCGTGTCGTGAGTTTCTCACGCAACAACAAGCGTGGTTCGCCGCCCGGCAATCGCCACCGCCGAAGCCTTCCCCCTCGCCGCAACTTCGGGCCCGCGAGATGCTCGTGCATGCCCTCTTCAATCACCACGAATTCGTGACGCTGCCATGA
- a CDS encoding pyridoxal-phosphate dependent enzyme, protein MTSLSDESPRALFRLWPAYEPTPLLDLPALAQRCGVGAVYVKDEGRRPLGSFKVLGGMYAGLRALARAAELPTIASLTARNGSDSKLPTQKLPTAKLPTLICASDGNHGLAVAAAAELAGASARVYLHTQVPESRAKRIAARGAEIVWIDGSYDDAVDAAFLAVERGEGLLISDTSPHLNDPVTADVMAGYGLMVEEIVEQLGSRGAARPTHLFVQAGVGGLAAALAQGLRETYSLACRIVVVEPEAVACVGLALRERRIERLSGDLQTSAEMLSCGEASAPAVEILRRVQADAVSVSEAALSEAVALLLACGGPATTASGATGLAGLLSALPGSPLAQELALDERSKILLIATEGLVPGSEGVR, encoded by the coding sequence ATGACTTCCCTTTCCGACGAATCGCCGCGGGCCTTGTTTCGGCTTTGGCCTGCTTATGAGCCGACGCCGCTCCTCGATCTTCCCGCGCTGGCGCAGCGTTGCGGAGTCGGCGCGGTGTATGTGAAAGACGAAGGTCGCCGTCCGCTCGGCAGCTTCAAGGTGCTCGGGGGGATGTACGCCGGACTGCGCGCCTTGGCCCGCGCCGCCGAACTGCCGACGATCGCTTCGCTCACGGCTCGCAACGGCTCCGACAGTAAGCTACCGACCCAGAAACTACCGACCGCGAAGCTGCCGACCCTCATCTGTGCGAGCGACGGCAATCATGGGCTCGCCGTGGCCGCAGCGGCCGAGCTGGCCGGAGCGTCGGCCCGCGTGTACTTGCACACGCAGGTGCCGGAGTCGCGCGCGAAGCGGATCGCCGCTCGGGGTGCCGAGATCGTGTGGATCGACGGCTCGTACGACGATGCGGTGGATGCCGCGTTTCTGGCGGTCGAGCGCGGCGAGGGCTTGCTCATCTCCGATACGTCGCCGCATCTGAACGATCCCGTCACGGCCGACGTGATGGCCGGCTACGGGCTCATGGTCGAAGAGATCGTCGAGCAACTCGGCAGTCGCGGCGCTGCGCGGCCGACGCACTTGTTCGTGCAAGCGGGAGTCGGCGGCCTCGCGGCGGCTTTGGCGCAAGGACTCCGCGAGACTTACTCGCTCGCTTGTCGCATCGTCGTCGTCGAGCCGGAAGCGGTGGCATGCGTCGGGCTCGCGCTGCGCGAGCGGCGCATCGAGCGGCTGTCGGGCGATTTGCAAACGTCGGCCGAGATGTTGTCGTGCGGCGAAGCCTCGGCGCCGGCCGTGGAGATTTTGCGCCGTGTGCAAGCCGATGCCGTGAGCGTGAGCGAAGCGGCGCTAAGCGAAGCCGTCGCTCTGCTCCTCGCCTGCGGCGGACCGGCGACGACCGCTTCCGGCGCGACCGGCCTGGCGGGCTTGTTGTCGGCCCTGCCCGGTTCTCCGCTTGCGCAAGAGCTCGCGCTCGACGAGCGGAGCAAAATTTTATTGATCGCCACCGAAGGTCTGGTGCCGGGCTCTGAAGGCGTCCGATAA